One [Clostridium] saccharolyticum WM1 DNA segment encodes these proteins:
- a CDS encoding FtsK/SpoIIIE family DNA translocase, producing the protein MPETTKKRTTAKKGKNGRTRNSGAKKNVILPEPEFIHSEVVIIMSFLAAAILFLSNFHLCGVVGDFLRSIQLGIFGSVGYIAPVLMFAGTAFYISNQGNPRAAFKLASFILALVSLCGFLQLLFGTKAGERMGLADIYFEASVSGRGGGVIGGLLAGGLTSMIGVVGAYLVIGVLLVISAVCITEKSFVDIVKKGSGKAYRHARENVDMHMEIHAKRQEARRQLWEEQKIRGVNLEATKLQLIQEENLPEETADDIPGILGEDIMAQANRLSAAASVEAGEPNPADVFRGSFSPVLSSLSGQKGMAEYEEDTVPFDPDGEDVPVSDALEEPSIYWKKDVRTLEEMEIVEEDDDPSKEQETFSIPEEMKQVVTASGKIIETDTEALQKKLEKRREEAAKEDDLSVIQEIRQKQEIVKKEYQYPPLTLLKKGKSTVFSDREYKDTAIKLQRTLQNFGVGVTVTNISCGPSVTRYELHPEQGVKVSKIVSLADDIKLSLAAADIRIEAPIPGKSAVGIEVPNKENQMVYLRDILEADGFQKHSSKIAFAVGKDIGGQVVVTDIAKMPHLLIAGATGSGKSVCINTLIMSIIFKADPEDVKLIMVDPKVVELSVYNGIPHLLLPVVTDPKKASGALNWAVAEMTDRYNKFAQYNVREIKGYNKKVESIKDIEDEDKPKKMPQIVIIIDELADLMMVAPGEVEDSICRLAQLARAAGIHLVIATQRPSVNVITGLIKANVPSRVAFAVSSGVDSRTIIDMNGAEKLLGKGDMLFYPAGYPKPLRVQGAFVSDSEVSKVVDFLTEQGMTADYNPEVESMIASAPAGPEVKSGGNDRDEYFVQAGKFIIEKDKASIGMLQRMFKIGFNRAARIMDQLAEAGVVGEEEGTKPRKVLMSLEEFDEMISQGY; encoded by the coding sequence GTGCCTGAGACGACGAAGAAACGGACAACAGCAAAAAAAGGAAAAAACGGGAGAACAAGAAACTCCGGTGCAAAAAAAAATGTGATATTGCCGGAACCGGAATTTATCCATTCAGAAGTAGTGATCATTATGTCATTTTTGGCTGCGGCCATTCTGTTTTTAAGTAACTTTCACTTATGCGGCGTGGTAGGGGATTTTCTGCGGAGCATACAGCTTGGAATATTTGGAAGTGTGGGATATATTGCCCCTGTGCTGATGTTTGCAGGAACCGCATTTTACATTTCCAATCAGGGAAATCCCAGGGCCGCTTTTAAACTGGCGTCTTTTATTCTGGCGCTGGTTTCTTTGTGTGGATTTTTACAGCTCCTTTTTGGAACAAAAGCCGGCGAGAGAATGGGACTTGCCGACATTTATTTTGAAGCTTCTGTCAGCGGGAGAGGCGGCGGTGTTATCGGCGGTCTGCTGGCCGGTGGACTTACCTCCATGATCGGCGTTGTGGGGGCCTATCTGGTGATAGGAGTTCTTCTTGTCATATCCGCAGTCTGCATTACGGAAAAATCTTTTGTCGATATCGTAAAAAAGGGAAGCGGAAAGGCGTACCGCCACGCCAGGGAAAACGTGGATATGCACATGGAGATCCATGCGAAACGCCAGGAAGCCCGCAGACAGCTTTGGGAAGAACAGAAGATTCGGGGGGTTAATCTGGAAGCCACAAAGCTTCAGTTGATCCAGGAAGAGAACCTTCCGGAAGAAACGGCTGACGACATTCCGGGTATTCTTGGGGAAGATATTATGGCCCAGGCAAACCGGCTGTCCGCAGCTGCCTCTGTGGAAGCGGGAGAGCCTAATCCGGCGGATGTTTTCCGTGGAAGTTTTTCTCCTGTCCTGTCTTCGCTTTCTGGGCAGAAAGGAATGGCAGAATATGAGGAGGATACGGTTCCCTTTGATCCTGACGGGGAAGATGTACCTGTATCCGATGCCCTGGAAGAGCCTTCCATATATTGGAAGAAAGACGTAAGAACCTTAGAGGAAATGGAGATTGTGGAGGAAGACGATGATCCATCCAAGGAGCAAGAAACCTTTTCCATTCCCGAGGAAATGAAACAGGTGGTCACTGCTTCCGGCAAGATCATAGAAACTGATACGGAAGCACTTCAGAAAAAACTGGAAAAGAGACGGGAAGAGGCAGCGAAGGAAGATGATTTAAGCGTTATCCAGGAAATCAGGCAAAAACAGGAGATTGTTAAGAAGGAATATCAGTATCCGCCTCTTACTCTTCTAAAAAAAGGAAAATCAACGGTTTTTTCCGACCGGGAATATAAGGATACTGCCATCAAGCTTCAGCGGACCCTGCAGAATTTCGGGGTCGGAGTTACGGTTACCAATATAAGCTGTGGACCTTCTGTAACCAGGTATGAGCTTCATCCGGAGCAAGGGGTAAAGGTCAGTAAGATCGTAAGCCTGGCTGATGACATCAAATTAAGCCTGGCGGCTGCGGATATCCGGATTGAAGCACCCATACCAGGAAAATCGGCAGTAGGAATTGAGGTCCCCAATAAAGAAAATCAAATGGTATATTTACGGGATATACTGGAGGCGGACGGTTTTCAGAAACACTCCTCCAAAATTGCTTTTGCGGTGGGCAAAGACATCGGCGGTCAGGTGGTAGTGACTGACATTGCTAAGATGCCCCACCTTCTGATCGCCGGGGCCACTGGTTCCGGTAAATCCGTCTGCATCAACACCCTAATCATGAGCATCATATTTAAGGCGGATCCAGAGGATGTGAAGCTGATCATGGTGGATCCCAAAGTGGTGGAGCTAAGTGTTTACAATGGGATTCCTCATTTGCTCCTGCCGGTGGTCACTGATCCGAAAAAGGCTTCCGGAGCCCTTAACTGGGCGGTGGCGGAGATGACGGACCGTTATAATAAATTTGCCCAGTACAATGTCAGGGAAATCAAAGGATATAACAAAAAGGTGGAAAGCATTAAGGACATTGAGGATGAGGATAAGCCGAAGAAAATGCCACAGATCGTCATTATTATTGACGAGCTGGCGGATTTAATGATGGTGGCACCCGGCGAAGTGGAGGATTCCATCTGCCGCCTTGCCCAGCTTGCCAGAGCAGCAGGTATTCACCTGGTTATCGCTACCCAGCGTCCGTCGGTCAATGTCATCACAGGTCTGATCAAGGCCAATGTCCCATCCAGGGTGGCCTTTGCAGTTTCATCCGGTGTGGATTCCAGAACCATCATTGATATGAACGGTGCGGAAAAGCTTCTTGGAAAAGGTGATATGCTGTTTTATCCTGCAGGCTATCCAAAGCCCCTGCGGGTTCAGGGGGCTTTTGTATCAGATTCCGAAGTCTCCAAAGTGGTGGATTTCTTGACCGAGCAGGGAATGACTGCAGATTATAATCCGGAAGTGGAAAGTATGATAGCTTCCGCTCCGGCAGGCCCAGAGGTTAAGAGCGGTGGAAATGACCGGGATGAGTATTTTGTTCAGGCCGGAAAATTTATCATTGAAAAGGACAAAGCATCCATCGGTATGCTTCAAAGAATGTTTAAAATTGGCTTTAACCGGGCGGCCCGGATCATGGACCAGCTGGCAGAGGCCGGTGTGGTAGGGGAAGAGGAAGGAACCAAGCCCCGTAAGGTATTGATGAGCCTGGAGGAGTTTGATGAAATGATTTCCCAGGGCTATTAA
- a CDS encoding citrate/2-methylcitrate synthase — protein MNNFFIAQTFGKSSNFTDIPNHLFKEHNVKKGLRNDDGTGVRVGLTRVSDVVGYEIEDGKKVNVPGKLYYRGIEIGDLVSGKNGDRYGFEETSFLLLFGYLPSKKELREFTTTLSQNYHLPDEFLEKNMLRSPSRNLMNSLQRNILSLYDYDEEPDNVDPYQTLLKGINILAKLPSLSVYAYQSKVHHYDRDSLIIHYPKQEYSMAENILHMLRRDGVFTQQEADLLDVMLMIHADHGGGNNSTFTNVVISSTGTDIYSAISASIGSLKGPKHGGANICCSEMIKAIEKEIGLKATENQMKGVIQKILAKDFYDNSGLVYGLGHAVYTISDPRADLLKICCEKLAKQKNREEEYEFLTKFEKVAKAFLAGNGKTLSNNVDFYSGFAYNMLQIPEDMYTPLFVCSRMAGWLAHNIENKLYDGRIMRPATKYVGETFSYKKREER, from the coding sequence ATGAACAATTTTTTTATCGCACAAACCTTTGGCAAATCCTCGAATTTCACGGATATTCCAAACCACTTATTTAAAGAACACAATGTAAAAAAGGGGCTACGCAACGATGACGGTACCGGTGTCCGGGTGGGGCTCACCCGTGTATCTGATGTAGTCGGCTATGAAATTGAAGATGGAAAAAAAGTCAACGTACCCGGCAAGCTCTATTACCGCGGCATTGAGATCGGCGATCTGGTAAGCGGTAAAAACGGTGATCGCTACGGCTTTGAGGAAACTTCGTTTTTGCTCCTTTTTGGCTATCTTCCATCCAAAAAGGAATTAAGGGAGTTCACAACCACTTTAAGCCAGAACTACCACCTTCCCGATGAGTTCCTGGAAAAAAATATGCTCCGTTCTCCTTCCCGTAATTTGATGAACAGCCTTCAGCGGAACATTCTTTCGCTTTACGATTATGACGAGGAGCCGGATAACGTGGATCCTTATCAGACATTATTAAAAGGAATCAATATCCTGGCAAAGCTTCCATCCCTTTCCGTTTATGCTTACCAGAGCAAGGTTCATCACTATGACAGGGACAGCCTGATCATACATTATCCAAAGCAAGAATATTCCATGGCAGAAAACATTCTTCACATGCTGCGGCGGGATGGGGTTTTTACCCAACAGGAAGCAGATCTGTTGGATGTGATGCTGATGATCCATGCAGACCATGGCGGCGGAAACAACTCCACCTTTACCAATGTTGTCATATCTTCCACCGGAACTGATATCTATTCGGCAATTTCCGCTTCCATCGGCTCCTTAAAAGGTCCGAAGCACGGTGGCGCCAATATATGCTGCAGTGAAATGATCAAAGCCATAGAAAAAGAAATCGGGTTAAAAGCAACGGAAAACCAGATGAAGGGTGTGATCCAGAAGATCCTTGCTAAAGATTTTTACGATAATTCCGGCCTTGTTTACGGACTTGGCCATGCAGTTTATACCATCTCCGATCCCAGAGCGGATTTATTAAAGATCTGCTGCGAAAAGCTGGCCAAACAGAAAAACAGGGAAGAGGAATATGAATTCCTGACAAAATTTGAGAAGGTAGCCAAAGCCTTCCTGGCCGGCAACGGAAAAACCCTGTCAAACAATGTGGACTTCTACAGCGGATTCGCTTATAATATGTTACAGATACCGGAAGATATGTATACGCCTCTGTTTGTCTGCTCACGTATGGCAGGCTGGCTGGCGCATAATATCGAAAATAAGCTGTACGACGGAAGAATCATGCGTCCGGCAACAAAATACGTAGGAGAAACTTTTTCCTACAAAAAAAGAGAGGAAAGATAG
- a CDS encoding hydratase, which produces MVKLYDGGAYLVHGRELVPEQEALKVAALTGKAADKAEARKGTIAYSILKEHNTSDDMNHLKLRFDSMASHDITFVGIIQTARASGLNEFPIPYVMTNCHNSLCAVGGTINEDDHVFGLSAAKKYGGIFVPPHIAVIHQYMREMMAGCGRMILGSDSHTRYGALGTMAIGEGGGELVKQLLRDTYDVAYPGVVAIYLTGCPSPFVGPHDVALAIIGAVFQSGYVKNKIMEFVGPGVSSMDTDYRNGVDVMTTETTCLSSIWKTDEDTKAYLDLHGRRDAYKELNPEEVAYYDGVVYVDLSTIKPMIALPFHPSNTYEINQLNENLGDILRTVEKEAERMAGSSKASLSLTDKIVNGKLMVQQGVIAGCAGGNYSNVMAAAHLLSGKNCGNDIFNLSVYPSSQPVYMDLVKKGAISELMAAGATVRTAFCGPCFGAGDTPSNNSLSIRHTTRNFPNREGSKPGSGQISCVALMDARSIAATAANGGYLTSAEGYGEDYLVPAYEFDSSSYDRRVYQGFGKALPETPLIYGPNIKDWPAMSALTENILLRVCAKIMDPVTTTDELIPSGETSSYRSNPLGLAEFTLSRRDPEYVERSKKVNELEQNRKSGKAPLEAGQPLESVFQALGTYLNQSKQMAAETEIGSIIYAVKPGDGSAREQAASCQRVLGGLANIAKEYATKRYRSNVMNWGMLPFLLDEEPDFEVGDFIYVPGIRTALDGDMKHIPAYVVKNREGYPIHEIGLHIADMTPEEREIVKAGCLINYNRNKNQQKS; this is translated from the coding sequence ATGGTGAAATTGTATGACGGCGGTGCTTATCTTGTTCATGGAAGGGAACTGGTTCCGGAACAGGAAGCTTTAAAAGTGGCTGCCCTTACAGGAAAGGCTGCAGATAAGGCTGAGGCAAGAAAGGGTACCATCGCCTATTCCATTTTAAAGGAGCATAATACTTCGGATGATATGAATCATTTGAAGCTTCGTTTTGACTCTATGGCCTCCCACGACATTACATTTGTAGGGATTATCCAGACTGCCCGGGCATCAGGGCTTAATGAATTTCCCATTCCATACGTTATGACCAACTGCCACAACTCCCTGTGCGCAGTTGGCGGTACCATTAATGAGGATGATCATGTATTCGGACTTTCTGCCGCAAAAAAATACGGCGGGATTTTTGTTCCCCCTCACATTGCCGTTATCCATCAGTACATGCGGGAAATGATGGCCGGCTGCGGGCGCATGATTCTCGGCTCCGACAGCCATACCCGATATGGTGCCCTGGGGACCATGGCCATTGGAGAAGGCGGCGGAGAACTGGTAAAGCAGCTTCTGAGAGACACCTATGATGTGGCCTATCCGGGCGTTGTTGCCATTTATCTTACCGGATGCCCTTCCCCTTTTGTCGGTCCTCATGATGTGGCTCTGGCCATTATCGGGGCGGTCTTTCAAAGCGGCTATGTCAAGAACAAGATCATGGAATTTGTAGGGCCAGGAGTGTCTTCCATGGATACGGATTACCGGAACGGCGTGGATGTCATGACAACGGAAACCACCTGCCTTTCTTCCATCTGGAAAACCGACGAGGACACAAAGGCGTATCTGGATCTCCATGGGCGCAGAGATGCTTACAAGGAACTGAACCCTGAGGAAGTGGCTTATTACGACGGAGTCGTTTACGTGGATTTAAGCACCATCAAGCCCATGATCGCCCTGCCCTTCCATCCCAGCAATACGTATGAGATCAACCAGCTGAACGAAAACCTGGGCGACATTCTCCGGACCGTGGAAAAGGAAGCAGAGCGCATGGCAGGAAGTTCCAAGGCCAGCCTTTCTCTCACCGACAAGATTGTAAATGGAAAGCTTATGGTTCAGCAGGGCGTGATCGCAGGCTGCGCCGGAGGCAACTACTCCAATGTTATGGCAGCTGCCCATCTTTTATCGGGGAAAAATTGTGGAAATGATATCTTTAATTTATCCGTATATCCTTCCTCTCAGCCGGTATATATGGATCTGGTGAAAAAGGGAGCCATTTCGGAACTGATGGCAGCCGGAGCAACCGTAAGGACAGCTTTCTGCGGCCCATGCTTTGGAGCAGGAGATACTCCTTCCAACAATTCCTTAAGCATCCGCCACACCACAAGAAACTTCCCCAACAGGGAAGGCTCCAAGCCGGGGAGCGGACAGATATCCTGTGTCGCTCTCATGGATGCCCGTTCCATCGCGGCAACGGCGGCAAACGGCGGCTACCTGACTTCTGCAGAAGGGTATGGAGAGGATTACCTTGTACCTGCTTATGAATTCGATTCCTCGTCCTATGACAGGCGGGTATATCAGGGCTTTGGTAAGGCTTTGCCTGAGACTCCCCTGATTTACGGACCAAATATCAAGGACTGGCCGGCCATGAGTGCTTTGACAGAGAACATCCTTTTACGGGTATGCGCAAAGATCATGGATCCTGTAACTACCACCGATGAGCTGATTCCTTCCGGTGAAACCTCCTCCTACCGCTCCAACCCTCTCGGTCTTGCGGAATTTACCTTGTCCCGCCGGGATCCGGAATACGTGGAACGTTCCAAGAAAGTAAATGAACTGGAGCAAAATAGAAAATCCGGAAAAGCCCCCTTAGAAGCCGGTCAGCCACTGGAATCCGTTTTTCAAGCCCTGGGCACTTACTTAAACCAGTCAAAGCAGATGGCGGCGGAAACTGAGATCGGAAGCATAATCTATGCAGTAAAACCGGGTGACGGATCTGCACGGGAACAGGCAGCCAGCTGCCAGAGAGTCCTGGGCGGCCTGGCAAATATTGCCAAAGAGTATGCTACCAAGCGCTACCGTTCCAATGTTATGAACTGGGGGATGCTCCCCTTCCTTCTGGATGAAGAACCTGATTTTGAAGTAGGAGACTTCATTTATGTTCCGGGAATCCGTACCGCCCTTGACGGTGATATGAAGCATATCCCTGCTTATGTGGTGAAAAACAGGGAAGGATATCCGATTCATGAAATTGGACTGCACATCGCCGATATGACCCCGGAAGAACGGGAAATCGTAAAGGCCGGTTGTCTGATCAACTATAACAGAAATAAAAACCAGCAGAAATCTTAA
- a CDS encoding FecCD family ABC transporter permease, whose amino-acid sequence MTERDWIYKKRFGIIVLLFFVCFFGSFLLGRYPVYPDTLLKVLFSAVFPVEVTWPAQIETVVFQVRLPRVFMAALIGGGLSCAGAAYQGIFKNPMVSPDVLGASSGAGLGAALGLFFSFGYNGVTTSAFLFGLCAVGLVCLISSRVKYNPVLGLVLSGMMISSLASAAVSFLKLVADPTNTLPVITYWLMGSLASIRQKDAMFAAPWILTGILPIYLLRWRINVLSLGEEEARSMGINAGRLRLIIVVSATLITSAAVSVSGHIGWVGLVIPHFARMLVGSDYRRLLPASLLMGGSFLLLVDNFARLLATSEVPIGILTAFVGAPFFLYLILREGNRL is encoded by the coding sequence ATGACAGAAAGGGACTGGATCTATAAAAAACGTTTTGGTATTATTGTGCTCTTGTTTTTTGTCTGTTTTTTTGGTTCTTTCCTGCTTGGACGTTATCCAGTATATCCGGACACGCTTTTAAAGGTTCTTTTTTCTGCAGTTTTCCCCGTAGAAGTTACCTGGCCTGCCCAAATAGAGACTGTTGTTTTTCAAGTCCGTCTTCCCAGAGTATTTATGGCTGCATTGATCGGCGGGGGATTATCCTGCGCAGGAGCGGCATATCAGGGGATTTTTAAGAATCCCATGGTCTCACCGGACGTTCTGGGTGCATCCTCAGGGGCAGGATTAGGTGCTGCCCTGGGATTGTTTTTTTCATTCGGTTACAACGGAGTAACAACCAGTGCCTTTCTCTTTGGCCTTTGCGCGGTAGGGCTTGTCTGCCTCATTAGCAGCCGGGTAAAGTATAATCCAGTATTGGGACTGGTGCTGTCCGGCATGATGATAAGCTCTCTTGCTTCCGCAGCAGTTTCTTTTTTAAAACTGGTTGCGGATCCCACCAATACCCTTCCGGTCATTACCTACTGGCTGATGGGAAGCCTGGCATCCATCCGGCAGAAAGACGCTATGTTTGCTGCTCCATGGATCCTGACGGGGATTCTTCCGATTTATCTTCTCCGGTGGCGGATCAATGTATTAAGCCTTGGTGAAGAGGAAGCAAGGAGCATGGGAATCAATGCGGGGAGGCTCCGCTTGATCATTGTAGTCAGCGCAACTTTAATTACCTCAGCAGCAGTTTCAGTCAGCGGTCATATCGGATGGGTGGGACTTGTGATTCCTCATTTTGCCAGAATGCTGGTGGGAAGTGATTACCGAAGGCTGTTGCCGGCCTCTCTGCTTATGGGCGGCAGTTTTCTGCTGCTTGTGGACAATTTTGCCAGATTATTGGCTACCAGTGAGGTTCCTATTGGCATATTGACTGCATTTGTTGGTGCGCCCTTCTTTTTATATCTTATTTTGCGGGAAGGAAACAGGCTATAG
- a CDS encoding ABC transporter ATP-binding protein, with amino-acid sequence MELTVKDLEFSYHCFPVLKGISFSFNKGELVCVLGKNGAGKSTLFRCLLGLLKGYQGEILIDGTERRHFSERDLAGRIAYIPQNHNTAFSFSVLDMVLMGTTASLPRFANPGKKEKDRALNALKLLRIAGLKDRIFGQLSGGEQQLVLIARAIAQEAKILIMDEPCSSLDYGNQIRVMKELRSLSEKGYLIVQSTHNPEHVFHFAHKALVMMDGTIRALGKPDKILTKELLEGVYQVPIEIYEDLRSGKKVCMPGKGDEYVGNL; translated from the coding sequence ATGGAGCTGACGGTAAAAGATCTGGAATTCAGCTATCATTGTTTTCCAGTATTAAAAGGGATCAGTTTCTCGTTTAACAAGGGAGAGCTGGTCTGTGTTCTTGGAAAAAACGGTGCAGGAAAGAGTACGCTTTTTCGCTGCCTGTTAGGTTTGCTAAAGGGGTACCAGGGAGAGATTCTGATCGATGGAACGGAACGCCGGCACTTCTCAGAGAGGGATTTGGCCGGAAGGATTGCCTATATCCCCCAGAATCACAATACTGCATTCTCCTTTTCAGTTCTGGATATGGTGCTGATGGGAACAACCGCATCCCTGCCCCGCTTTGCGAATCCGGGGAAAAAAGAAAAAGACAGGGCATTGAATGCGCTGAAGCTTTTAAGGATAGCCGGTCTAAAGGACCGTATATTCGGGCAGCTCAGCGGCGGAGAACAGCAGCTTGTGCTGATTGCAAGGGCAATCGCCCAGGAGGCAAAAATTCTGATTATGGATGAACCATGTTCCAGTTTAGATTACGGCAATCAGATCCGGGTTATGAAGGAACTGCGTAGCCTGTCAGAAAAGGGATATTTAATTGTGCAGTCCACCCATAATCCGGAGCATGTCTTTCATTTTGCCCATAAAGCACTGGTGATGATGGATGGAACGATAAGGGCTTTGGGTAAGCCGGACAAGATCCTGACAAAAGAACTTCTGGAAGGTGTTTATCAGGTGCCTATAGAGATTTATGAAGATTTAAGAAGCGGTAAAAAAGTGTGTATGCCTGGGAAAGGTGATGAGTATGTGGGAAATTTATGA
- a CDS encoding DUF364 domain-containing protein, translating to MWEIYDNLIEPIPDDVKIEDYFAGIQWTSVTAGGCTGAAATNPLQTIPRTEKNILDMSWKEAAGLIKSWNFTEASIGAAAVNAFYNQPDRISRLERKGAIRQLSKEDAFMAHREDMKGKKVATIGHFRFAGKYLKEAKSCVILERNPMNGDYPDSACEYILSDRDFVFITGFTLVNKTLPRLLELSRNAKVILVGPSVALAPGLFDFGVWELAGTLITEKKLTEEFVKKGEHKAVIRSGLPVRLSQK from the coding sequence ATGTGGGAAATTTATGACAATCTGATAGAGCCAATACCGGATGACGTGAAAATAGAAGATTATTTTGCCGGAATCCAGTGGACTTCGGTGACTGCCGGTGGTTGTACCGGTGCGGCAGCGACTAATCCGCTTCAGACCATTCCAAGAACTGAAAAAAACATTCTGGATATGTCATGGAAGGAAGCGGCAGGGTTGATAAAATCATGGAATTTTACAGAAGCCAGCATAGGTGCGGCAGCAGTAAATGCTTTTTATAATCAGCCGGACCGGATCAGCAGGCTGGAAAGGAAAGGCGCAATCAGACAGCTCTCTAAGGAAGATGCCTTTATGGCCCATCGTGAGGATATGAAAGGAAAAAAAGTAGCGACCATCGGACACTTTCGCTTTGCTGGCAAATATTTGAAGGAAGCGAAATCCTGTGTAATTCTGGAACGGAATCCAATGAATGGGGATTATCCGGACAGTGCCTGTGAATACATACTTTCGGACAGAGATTTTGTGTTTATCACCGGGTTTACCCTGGTTAATAAAACGCTTCCAAGGCTTTTAGAGTTGTCGCGGAATGCCAAAGTCATATTAGTGGGGCCAAGTGTGGCTCTGGCTCCTGGACTTTTTGATTTTGGCGTGTGGGAGCTGGCAGGTACGCTTATTACAGAGAAAAAGCTTACAGAGGAATTTGTGAAAAAAGGAGAGCACAAGGCGGTAATCCGTTCCGGACTGCCGGTAAGGCTTTCCCAAAAATAA
- a CDS encoding ABC transporter substrate-binding protein, producing MKKTRKGLVLAAFFAAAVLANGCQKESGKEVPASPAESTASVNAETQTETEKAGETESQSDTRIFTDSAGREVTLPKEINKIAPSGPLAQIVLYTFCPDKLSGLASDFSEGAKQYIDEKYWGLPKFGQFYGKNANLNMEALIAESPDVIIDIGEAKKTVKQDMDALQEQLNMPVIFIEADLDTMSSAYEKLGELTGETDQAKKLADYCNNLMKKAETAKEQIAEKKSVYYASGDDGLHTNAEGSIHARVIEQIGAENAAKVEKVSSGGGSEVSFEQLLLWQPDIIIADSDALYQTITTDKVWAELNAVKEGKVYEIPSVPYSFMSSPPSVNRMIGIQWLGNLVYPQLYNVDIKQEVKNFYELFYHVSLDDAQLEKILR from the coding sequence ATGAAAAAAACGAGAAAAGGGCTGGTACTGGCTGCATTCTTTGCTGCTGCAGTACTGGCAAATGGCTGCCAGAAGGAAAGCGGTAAGGAGGTTCCTGCCAGCCCGGCGGAGTCAACTGCGTCTGTAAATGCAGAAACTCAAACAGAAACAGAAAAGGCGGGCGAAACAGAGTCGCAGTCAGACACCAGAATATTTACGGATTCAGCAGGAAGAGAAGTTACGCTGCCAAAGGAAATTAACAAGATTGCTCCTTCCGGGCCATTGGCACAGATTGTGCTTTATACCTTTTGTCCGGATAAGCTGTCTGGACTTGCTTCTGACTTTTCTGAAGGTGCAAAGCAGTATATCGATGAAAAATATTGGGGACTTCCTAAATTCGGCCAGTTTTATGGGAAGAATGCAAACCTTAACATGGAGGCACTTATTGCAGAAAGTCCGGATGTAATCATTGATATCGGCGAAGCGAAAAAAACGGTAAAACAGGATATGGATGCCCTTCAGGAACAGCTAAACATGCCAGTCATCTTTATCGAGGCAGATTTAGATACCATGAGTTCTGCTTATGAAAAGCTGGGAGAGCTTACCGGAGAAACTGATCAGGCAAAGAAACTGGCGGACTATTGCAATAACCTAATGAAAAAGGCTGAAACAGCCAAGGAGCAGATAGCAGAAAAGAAATCGGTTTATTATGCTTCTGGAGATGATGGCCTTCACACCAATGCAGAGGGTTCCATTCATGCCCGGGTCATCGAACAGATCGGAGCGGAAAATGCAGCCAAGGTTGAAAAGGTATCAAGCGGCGGCGGAAGTGAAGTATCCTTTGAACAGCTTCTTCTGTGGCAGCCGGATATTATCATTGCAGATTCTGATGCCCTGTATCAAACCATAACAACGGATAAGGTCTGGGCAGAATTAAATGCAGTGAAAGAGGGAAAGGTTTATGAGATACCTTCCGTTCCGTACAGCTTTATGAGCAGCCCGCCTTCTGTAAACCGGATGATCGGGATTCAGTGGCTGGGCAATCTTGTATATCCGCAACTGTATAATGTTGATATCAAACAGGAAGTGAAGAATTTCTACGAACTGTTTTATCATGTATCTCTTGATGATGCACAGTTGGAAAAAATCCTCAGATAA
- a CDS encoding ClpP family protease codes for MREHQNNDLEKKEDADERQNRPADNTRKENLDEKKTEKDIEQKEDEKLEEYGQVTLDDNANKRKIHLITIIGEVEGHENLSGNSKATKYDHILPKLAEIEDDDSVEGLLVLLNTSGGDVDAGLAIAEMIASLSIPTVSLVLGGSHSIGVPLAVCTDYSFIVPTGTMMIHPVRMTGMVIGASQTYEYFEMIQDRILSFVSNHAKIAYDQLKRLMLNTEMLTRDLGTVLVGEETVKEGLINEVGGIKDALKKLYELMETASR; via the coding sequence GTGAGAGAACATCAGAATAATGATCTTGAAAAGAAGGAAGATGCGGACGAAAGGCAGAATAGGCCCGCCGACAATACACGCAAGGAAAACCTTGATGAGAAAAAGACTGAAAAGGATATAGAACAGAAAGAGGATGAAAAGCTGGAAGAGTATGGCCAGGTTACTTTGGATGACAATGCAAACAAGCGGAAGATCCATCTGATTACCATAATCGGCGAAGTAGAAGGCCATGAGAATTTATCCGGCAACAGCAAGGCCACAAAATATGACCACATACTTCCGAAACTGGCTGAGATTGAGGACGACGATTCCGTGGAAGGGCTTTTGGTACTCTTAAATACTTCCGGCGGCGATGTGGATGCAGGCCTTGCCATTGCGGAGATGATCGCTTCTTTAAGCATCCCAACCGTATCCCTGGTCCTTGGGGGAAGCCATTCTATTGGAGTTCCCCTGGCGGTCTGCACGGATTATTCATTTATTGTGCCTACCGGAACCATGATGATCCATCCGGTGAGAATGACAGGAATGGTAATCGGTGCTTCCCAGACTTATGAATATTTTGAAATGATACAGGACCGGATTCTAAGCTTTGTTTCCAATCACGCAAAGATTGCCTATGACCAGTTAAAGCGTCTTATGCTGAATACGGAAATGCTTACCAGAGACTTGGGTACGGTGCTGGTAGGCGAAGAAACCGTAAAAGAAGGTCTGATCAACGAGGTGGGCGGAATTAAGGATGCCTTGAAAAAATTATATGAACTGATGGAAACTGCTTCCCGTTAA